A genomic segment from uncultured Desulfuromonas sp. encodes:
- a CDS encoding PP0621 family protein, translating to MIVRLVLLGILAFLGYTIFTALLRSLGGGTSPSAKKQADPDRMIPCSQCDTYVPETDMIEKRMGGQTLYFCSKECLNAYKKNKKAK from the coding sequence ATGATTGTACGGCTCGTTTTATTAGGTATTCTTGCTTTTCTCGGCTACACGATCTTTACCGCCCTGTTGCGTAGTCTTGGTGGTGGCACGTCGCCTTCTGCCAAGAAACAGGCCGACCCGGATCGCATGATACCCTGTTCGCAGTGTGACACCTATGTGCCGGAAACTGACATGATTGAAAAACGTATGGGCGGACAAACCCTTTATTTTTGCAGTAAAGAGTGTCTTAACGCGTATAAGAAAAATAAAAAGGCAAAATAA
- the fsa gene encoding fructose-6-phosphate aldolase, whose translation MEFFIDTAITDEIKQASELGLVDGVTTNPSLIAKSGRDFKEVITEITGIVDGPISAEVIALDAEGMVSEGRELAKIHPNIVIKVPMTEEGLKATRIFSAEGIKTNVTLIFSPLQALLAAKAGATYVSPFVGRLDDISQEGMDGVDQIRTIFDNFGYTTKIIVASIRTPMHVLNAALIGADICTIPFSVIKQLAKHPLTDIGIEKFLADWEKTK comes from the coding sequence ATGGAATTTTTTATCGATACCGCGATTACCGACGAAATCAAGCAGGCCAGTGAGCTGGGCTTGGTCGATGGCGTGACCACCAACCCGTCACTGATTGCCAAAAGTGGTCGTGATTTTAAAGAGGTCATCACCGAGATCACCGGCATTGTTGACGGCCCCATCTCCGCTGAAGTCATTGCGCTGGATGCTGAGGGCATGGTGTCTGAGGGTCGCGAGCTGGCCAAGATTCATCCCAACATCGTCATCAAGGTGCCGATGACGGAGGAAGGTCTTAAAGCCACGCGTATTTTCAGTGCCGAGGGAATCAAGACCAACGTCACGTTGATCTTCTCGCCGCTGCAGGCGCTGCTGGCCGCCAAGGCCGGGGCCACTTATGTGTCGCCGTTTGTTGGGCGTTTGGATGATATCAGTCAGGAAGGGATGGACGGTGTTGATCAGATTCGCACCATCTTTGATAACTTTGGTTACACCACCAAGATTATTGTGGCGTCGATTCGCACGCCGATGCATGTGTTGAATGCTGCGTTGATTGGTGCTGATATCTGTACGATTCCGTTTTCGGTCATTAAGCAGTTGGCCAAGCATCCCTTGACGGATATTGGCATTGAGAAGTTTTTGGCGGATTGGGAAAAGACTAAGTAA
- a CDS encoding DUF6575 domain-containing protein — protein MLNLPNKTILGQLCIETVFQFYDIPRLFTCSNKTGRKYLVLSVFDDYEKFNWLYLPLSIDRLSTLVSKGIMLKQAFLEPEDGYLYKVESDFYGSASVEHVFPEQIDEEDLPDDGAYLESTEKPQLGLGAIDPDQAAEGSRRETYNLHFYPWDTNLPEMDARALGGILTSFQDLANALGQYCKGDVTLKGAIPADILEATKFRATQIFEGSFGLQLKSKVPSDLFLDSLASDVLVEFTNLIDSRDDEDNISNKLHMLKGRVASRYRVFLREISKLESSMKLHWGSPKKERGRIVELSKQEIRRAFELVSKIDTDMSESVEFRAELLGLDVKTKRYRVRHLTDNEDYSGKILEESLDIVRHSEINGIYDVTLKKIIETNSSSGSEYTKWVLVGLISVKE, from the coding sequence ATGCTTAACCTGCCTAATAAAACAATACTTGGCCAGTTGTGTATTGAGACTGTTTTTCAGTTTTATGATATCCCGCGGCTATTTACTTGCTCGAATAAAACTGGAAGAAAGTATCTAGTTTTATCTGTATTTGATGACTACGAAAAATTTAACTGGCTGTATCTTCCACTTTCCATCGATAGATTATCAACGTTGGTTAGTAAAGGAATTATGTTAAAACAAGCTTTTCTTGAACCTGAAGATGGTTATCTTTATAAAGTCGAATCTGATTTTTATGGGAGCGCATCAGTTGAACATGTTTTTCCTGAACAGATAGATGAAGAGGATCTTCCCGATGATGGAGCCTATCTAGAGTCTACAGAAAAACCTCAGCTTGGTCTCGGGGCAATTGATCCCGACCAAGCGGCTGAAGGTTCAAGAAGAGAAACTTATAACTTACACTTTTATCCTTGGGATACCAATCTTCCTGAAATGGATGCACGGGCGTTAGGGGGAATACTTACTTCATTTCAAGATCTTGCTAATGCACTTGGCCAGTACTGTAAGGGTGATGTCACTTTGAAAGGTGCGATTCCTGCAGATATATTAGAGGCAACAAAATTTAGAGCTACTCAAATTTTTGAAGGGTCTTTTGGCCTACAGCTTAAGTCAAAAGTGCCGTCTGATTTATTTCTTGATTCTCTTGCTTCAGATGTCCTGGTGGAATTTACAAACTTAATTGATTCAAGAGATGATGAAGATAACATTAGCAATAAGCTTCACATGCTTAAAGGCAGAGTTGCATCAAGATATCGAGTATTCCTAAGAGAAATATCAAAGCTTGAGTCTTCTATGAAGCTCCATTGGGGTTCTCCAAAAAAAGAAAGAGGGCGCATAGTTGAACTTTCTAAACAGGAAATTAGAAGAGCCTTTGAACTTGTTAGCAAAATAGATACTGATATGTCCGAATCAGTTGAATTTAGAGCAGAGCTGTTGGGCCTCGATGTTAAAACTAAAAGATATAGAGTTCGTCATTTAACTGATAACGAAGATTATAGTGGAAAAATATTGGAGGAATCTCTCGATATTGTTAGGCATTCAGAGATTAATGGTATCTATGATGTAACTTTAAAAAAGATAATAGAGACAAATTCCTCATCTGGTTCTGAATATACAAAATGGGTTCTCGTTGGTTTGATATCCGTTAAAGAGTAG
- a CDS encoding DUF1847 domain-containing protein produces the protein MSEKTPLPTCAVCPVEVPERICRKEEGKALANCPTTRSPEILRETLEIMKDPDVMEMVRQASIQEGEAYGDRDKGYANIRPIKPRIQETIEFAQKMKFKRICLVFCIGMRKEAEIIHRIFKDNSFETISVMCKAGAVSKEEIGLLREQQIDVTNFEAMCNPILQALTANHHQSDLNVLFGLCVGHDALFLKYAEGYSTVLASKDRLLAHNPLAAIYQYDSYYRYLKNPL, from the coding sequence ATGAGCGAGAAAACCCCATTGCCGACCTGTGCGGTCTGCCCGGTGGAAGTCCCTGAACGAATCTGCCGCAAGGAAGAGGGCAAAGCTCTAGCCAACTGTCCGACAACCCGTTCCCCGGAAATTTTGCGCGAGACCCTGGAAATTATGAAAGACCCGGACGTGATGGAGATGGTGCGTCAGGCGTCGATCCAGGAGGGGGAAGCCTACGGTGACCGCGACAAGGGCTACGCCAACATTCGCCCGATCAAACCGCGGATTCAGGAAACCATCGAGTTTGCCCAAAAGATGAAGTTCAAGCGCATCTGCCTGGTCTTCTGTATCGGCATGCGTAAGGAAGCCGAGATCATTCACCGGATTTTTAAAGACAACAGCTTCGAGACGATCTCAGTGATGTGCAAGGCGGGGGCGGTTTCCAAAGAAGAGATCGGCCTGTTACGCGAACAGCAGATCGATGTGACGAATTTTGAAGCGATGTGCAACCCGATCCTTCAAGCGTTGACCGCCAATCACCATCAGTCCGACCTCAACGTTCTGTTCGGTCTCTGCGTTGGCCATGATGCCCTGTTTTTGAAATATGCTGAAGGCTACAGCACGGTTCTGGCGAGTAAAGATCGGTTACTGGCCCATAACCCGCTGGCCGCGATCTACCAGTATGACAGCTACTATCGCTATTTGAAAAATCCGCTTTAG
- a CDS encoding nuclear transport factor 2 family protein, which produces MTPKELIVKWVEVFNLGDADEIAEFYSESAINHQVAESPVEGKTAIRNMFAGEFSRAKMVCIVETIFEDGEWAILEWKDPLGLRGCGFFHIQNGKIVFQRGYWDKLSFLRMHNLPVPND; this is translated from the coding sequence ATGACGCCAAAAGAATTGATTGTAAAATGGGTCGAGGTATTCAACTTGGGCGATGCGGATGAAATCGCTGAATTTTATTCAGAGTCCGCGATTAACCATCAAGTTGCCGAGAGCCCTGTGGAAGGGAAAACGGCCATTCGCAACATGTTCGCGGGTGAATTTTCACGCGCAAAAATGGTCTGCATTGTCGAGACCATTTTTGAAGATGGCGAATGGGCCATCCTGGAGTGGAAAGATCCTCTTGGGCTGCGCGGCTGCGGATTTTTCCATATCCAAAACGGTAAAATTGTTTTCCAGAGAGGCTACTGGGATAAATTGTCATTTTTGCGTATGCACAATTTGCCCGTCCCCAACGATTGA
- a CDS encoding alpha/beta hydrolase, with protein MTSFNRQSVRIPVTSLSLEHDSTQGFLYGCGETAIILSNMDTNDQTEWDGVVEGLVADTTMVLTYDYPQQQDDQSPILQQAISFVCAAGAKTVILVGASRGGVASIKVAAHSPVDPRLVGVVALSAPIEYEGMVFYSKEELGRIKIPKLLINSEYDDGASDTREMFQLFDEPKEMLFYPGDAHGTQLFAVEKQAIITKLQDFIAVATGGM; from the coding sequence ATGACATCATTCAACAGGCAATCTGTTCGCATCCCCGTCACATCTCTCTCTTTAGAGCATGATTCGACGCAAGGCTTTCTGTATGGTTGCGGCGAAACGGCCATTATCCTTTCCAATATGGATACCAATGATCAAACGGAGTGGGATGGCGTTGTTGAAGGTCTTGTTGCGGATACTACGATGGTTCTTACTTATGATTACCCGCAACAACAGGATGACCAGTCGCCGATTTTGCAACAGGCGATTTCGTTTGTTTGTGCTGCCGGGGCAAAGACCGTCATTCTTGTTGGAGCCAGCCGAGGTGGGGTCGCCTCTATTAAGGTGGCTGCACATTCGCCGGTTGATCCGCGTCTTGTCGGTGTCGTGGCGCTTTCCGCTCCTATTGAATATGAGGGAATGGTTTTTTACAGCAAGGAAGAATTGGGTCGAATCAAAATTCCCAAGCTGTTGATCAATTCGGAATACGATGATGGCGCGAGCGATACACGCGAAATGTTTCAACTGTTTGATGAACCTAAAGAGATGCTTTTCTACCCTGGCGATGCTCACGGGACACAACTTTTTGCGGTAGAGAAACAAGCGATTATCACAAAATTGCAGGATTTCATCGCTGTTGCTACTGGAGGGATGTAA
- the ilvN gene encoding acetolactate synthase small subunit: MPAPDTRRETVLELRVNNHPGVMSHVVGLFARRRYNVEAILCLPVDDGAQSDIWLLVNESDRLSQIISQVEKLADVRTVVRHAEDSCLFAGLRRQMYGGAEFKQSA, encoded by the coding sequence ATGCCTGCGCCTGATACCCGTCGTGAAACCGTTCTTGAATTGCGTGTGAATAACCATCCCGGCGTGATGTCGCACGTTGTCGGCCTGTTTGCCCGCCGTCGCTATAACGTGGAGGCAATTCTGTGTCTGCCCGTGGATGATGGGGCGCAAAGTGATATCTGGTTGCTGGTCAATGAAAGTGATCGGCTATCGCAGATTATCAGCCAGGTCGAAAAGCTTGCCGATGTACGTACGGTTGTGCGCCATGCGGAGGATAGTTGTCTGTTTGCTGGTTTGCGCCGGCAGATGTATGGAGGGGCGGAGTTTAAGCAGAGTGCTTAG
- the ilvB gene encoding acetolactate synthase large subunit, with product MHHMNGAELTIALLERQGITTISGIPGGTNLPLYTALSHSKHIRHVLARHEQGAGFIAQGMARSTGQAAVCFATSGPGATNLLTAIADAKLDSTPIVCITGQVHSDMIGTDAFQEVDIYGMSIPITKHNFQVRSAAELLEVIPQAFELALSGRPGPVLVDIPKDVQTEILEFADWPVPGRATAIAPCNARALENAARMIAAAKRPILYLGGGVVTADAGRSACQLAENNDIPMVTTMMALGAIRSDHPLNLGMFGMHGSKKTNLLMQEADLLIVAGARFDDRATGKIAEFCPQANVIHIDIDASEIHKLRSAHIGVLGDVGEALTRLNDQLPQQSRPEWINQAKEARRDTSTVVALTGKDQIRPFELIRDIAEHVGEQAFIATDVGQHQMWTAQHYPFCRSRHWLTSGGLGTMGFGLPTAIGAALANPEQPVVCFSGDGSFLMNIQELATLAQEQLNVKIILLDNQALGLVRQQQSLFYDNRLFASEFALAIDFVAIAHGFGIQAMRLTTTNADTLADTLQQPGPCLIHVPIDRREMVFPMVPPGAANTTMLEGECHACA from the coding sequence ATGCACCACATGAACGGAGCCGAGCTCACCATCGCCCTGCTCGAACGCCAGGGGATCACCACCATCAGCGGCATACCCGGCGGCACCAATCTGCCGCTTTATACCGCACTGTCTCATTCCAAACACATTCGCCATGTCCTGGCCCGCCATGAGCAAGGGGCCGGATTCATCGCCCAGGGCATGGCCCGCTCCACCGGTCAGGCCGCGGTCTGTTTTGCCACCTCCGGTCCGGGCGCCACCAACCTGCTCACCGCCATTGCCGACGCCAAACTCGATTCGACACCCATCGTCTGCATCACCGGTCAGGTACACAGCGACATGATCGGCACCGACGCCTTTCAGGAGGTGGATATCTACGGCATGTCGATCCCCATCACCAAGCACAACTTCCAGGTGCGCAGTGCCGCAGAACTGCTTGAGGTCATTCCGCAGGCATTTGAACTGGCCCTGTCCGGTCGGCCCGGCCCGGTTCTCGTTGATATTCCCAAGGATGTTCAGACCGAAATTCTCGAATTTGCCGACTGGCCGGTACCGGGACGGGCCACCGCCATCGCGCCATGCAACGCACGAGCGCTTGAGAATGCGGCACGCATGATCGCTGCGGCCAAGCGACCGATTCTCTATCTCGGTGGCGGCGTGGTCACTGCCGATGCAGGCCGTAGCGCGTGTCAGCTGGCCGAGAATAATGACATCCCCATGGTCACCACCATGATGGCCCTCGGCGCCATCCGTTCCGATCATCCACTCAACCTGGGCATGTTCGGCATGCACGGCAGCAAGAAAACCAACCTGCTCATGCAGGAGGCCGATCTGCTCATCGTTGCCGGGGCCCGTTTTGACGACCGCGCCACCGGTAAAATTGCCGAGTTCTGCCCGCAGGCCAACGTCATCCATATTGACATTGACGCCAGCGAAATCCATAAACTGCGCTCCGCCCACATCGGTGTTCTTGGCGACGTCGGTGAAGCGTTGACGCGACTCAATGACCAGCTGCCGCAGCAGTCCCGGCCAGAGTGGATCAATCAGGCCAAAGAGGCCCGCCGCGACACCTCCACGGTGGTGGCACTGACCGGCAAAGACCAGATCCGCCCTTTTGAACTGATCCGCGACATTGCCGAACACGTTGGCGAGCAGGCATTTATCGCCACCGATGTCGGCCAGCATCAAATGTGGACGGCCCAGCATTATCCGTTTTGCCGCTCACGCCATTGGCTGACCTCCGGCGGCCTCGGCACCATGGGTTTCGGCCTGCCCACTGCCATCGGCGCGGCATTGGCTAATCCAGAGCAGCCGGTCGTCTGTTTCAGCGGCGACGGCAGTTTTTTGATGAACATTCAGGAGCTGGCCACCCTGGCCCAGGAACAGCTCAACGTCAAAATCATCCTGCTCGACAATCAGGCCCTCGGCCTGGTCCGTCAGCAACAGAGCCTTTTTTACGACAACCGCCTGTTTGCCTCGGAGTTTGCCCTGGCTATTGATTTTGTCGCCATTGCCCACGGGTTCGGCATCCAGGCCATGCGCCTGACAACCACCAATGCCGACACGCTGGCCGACACCCTGCAACAACCCGGCCCGTGTCTGATTCATGTCCCCATTGACCGACGGGAAATGGTTTTCCCCATGGTCCCCCCCGGAGCCGCCAACACCACCATGCTGGAAGGAGAGTGCCATGCCTGCGCCTGA
- a CDS encoding ribosome-inactivating family protein has product MRLQHGGAYTSDISAFRGQIRQNGTLANVGIVNVSHPQSANTVDLYINLAYQANSNFPPINGSLYTVAFGNNNGIWHFNVGAIGVALPGAAIPGALAGDYASLGYPLALPAITDANLLAAVNSVSNYAGAAPVPAPVLDGLTRLIIAVNEAARFDQVESGIDGILGNGGVYPPPVATIHNWGGHILGS; this is encoded by the coding sequence ATGCGTTTACAACACGGTGGTGCATACACGTCAGACATCAGTGCTTTTCGTGGTCAGATCCGTCAAAATGGAACGTTGGCAAATGTGGGAATTGTGAATGTTTCTCATCCTCAGTCTGCCAATACTGTTGATTTGTATATCAACCTCGCCTATCAGGCGAATTCAAATTTCCCCCCGATTAACGGTTCGTTATATACGGTCGCGTTTGGAAACAATAACGGGATCTGGCACTTTAATGTTGGAGCAATTGGTGTGGCTCTCCCCGGTGCCGCAATTCCCGGAGCGCTGGCAGGTGATTATGCAAGCCTGGGCTACCCACTTGCATTACCCGCGATTACAGATGCAAATTTGTTGGCAGCGGTTAATTCCGTTTCTAACTATGCCGGTGCAGCGCCGGTTCCCGCCCCGGTTCTTGACGGCCTGACTCGCTTGATCATTGCGGTCAATGAGGCGGCACGCTTTGATCAAGTTGAAAGTGGAATTGACGGAATCCTTGGTAATGGCGGCGTTTATCCGCCTCCGGTTGCAACAATACACAACTGGGGTGGACATATCCTCGGTAGCTAA
- a CDS encoding sensor histidine kinase, whose protein sequence is MGLIIDLLQQMSVFLVIAYIFTKSPAFRPLTSESLSHRHKLLLYVIFSTFSIMGTYFGLPVQDAIANTRAIGPVLAGLIGGPLLGLATGLTGGLHRYFLGGFTAFSCGVSTTMEGVIGGLVCLVLLRRGQPEQRFNPWIALLTTLCAEGLQMVIILVLATPTEEALRLVQAIAAPMILANSAGAALFMSIIRDQRRMYDHFGALFSAKAFELAERVLEILGNGLNRKTALEMAQLLHRWTGVGAVAITDREQVLAFVGQGEDHHLAGNPITSPLTLRAIEQNQTVFADGVHELYQCTISDQCPLSSALVVPLRVDQDVIGTIKLYEPRSKLFLNINRSLGEGLAALLSEQLVHSRYQEQKTLLAQSELKLAQAQVNPHFLFNALNTIVAVLRKDADQARDLLLHLSRFFRKNLKRTTDITTLEEELDHVRSYLYIEEARFGDRLTVTMDVDPTLLNIKLPAFTLQPLIENAIKHGISKILEPGEIKLIGTRTEDGVDIVIYDNAGTCADHEKSDGLGLQIVDKRIKNLYGTGYGVALSCQPGEVTQVTVSLPSAERMEESYDTRPDCR, encoded by the coding sequence ATGGGGCTGATTATTGATCTGTTGCAGCAGATGTCCGTGTTTCTGGTCATCGCCTACATTTTTACCAAGTCACCGGCGTTTCGTCCGTTGACCAGTGAAAGCCTCAGCCATCGACATAAGCTGCTGCTCTATGTCATTTTTTCCACCTTTTCCATTATGGGCACCTATTTCGGCCTGCCGGTGCAGGATGCCATTGCCAATACCCGCGCCATTGGCCCGGTTCTGGCGGGTCTGATCGGTGGTCCATTGCTTGGTCTGGCCACCGGACTCACCGGGGGCTTGCATCGCTATTTTCTGGGCGGCTTTACCGCTTTTTCCTGTGGTGTTTCCACGACGATGGAAGGGGTGATTGGAGGACTGGTTTGCCTGGTTTTGCTGCGGCGAGGACAGCCTGAGCAGCGTTTTAATCCATGGATTGCCCTGTTGACGACCCTGTGTGCCGAAGGGTTGCAGATGGTAATTATTCTCGTGCTGGCGACGCCGACAGAGGAAGCTCTTCGTCTGGTGCAGGCCATTGCCGCGCCGATGATTCTCGCTAACTCGGCTGGGGCGGCGCTGTTCATGAGTATTATTCGCGATCAGCGACGGATGTACGATCATTTCGGGGCGTTGTTTTCAGCTAAAGCGTTTGAACTGGCGGAGCGGGTACTGGAAATTCTCGGTAATGGACTTAACCGCAAAACAGCGCTGGAAATGGCTCAGCTGCTGCACCGCTGGACCGGTGTCGGTGCGGTGGCTATTACGGATCGTGAGCAGGTGCTGGCGTTTGTTGGTCAGGGGGAAGATCATCACCTGGCGGGCAATCCGATCACCTCACCGTTGACGCTGCGCGCCATCGAACAGAATCAGACTGTGTTTGCCGATGGGGTTCACGAGTTGTATCAGTGTACGATCAGTGACCAGTGTCCACTCAGTTCGGCACTGGTGGTGCCGCTGCGCGTGGATCAGGATGTCATCGGCACCATCAAGCTCTATGAGCCGCGCAGCAAACTGTTTCTTAATATCAATCGTTCGCTGGGCGAAGGGCTGGCTGCTCTGTTGTCGGAACAGCTGGTGCACAGCCGCTACCAGGAGCAGAAGACCCTGCTTGCCCAGTCGGAGCTGAAACTGGCGCAGGCTCAGGTTAATCCCCATTTTTTGTTTAACGCGTTGAACACGATTGTCGCCGTGTTGCGCAAGGATGCCGACCAAGCGCGTGATCTGTTGCTGCATCTGTCACGCTTTTTCCGTAAAAACCTCAAGCGCACCACGGATATCACCACCTTGGAGGAGGAACTCGATCATGTGCGCTCCTATCTCTACATTGAGGAAGCGCGTTTTGGTGATCGGCTGACCGTGACCATGGACGTTGATCCCACCTTGCTCAACATCAAACTGCCGGCGTTTACCCTGCAGCCGTTGATCGAAAATGCCATCAAGCATGGCATCTCTAAAATTCTTGAGCCGGGTGAGATCAAATTGATCGGCACCCGGACGGAGGACGGTGTGGATATCGTTATTTACGACAATGCCGGCACCTGTGCGGATCATGAAAAGAGTGATGGCCTTGGCCTGCAGATTGTCGATAAACGGATCAAAAATCTTTATGGCACCGGCTATGGTGTCGCCCTGAGCTGTCAGCCCGGTGAGGTGACACAGGTGACGGTAAGCCTGCCGTCAGCTGAACGGATGGAGGAGAGTTATGATACGCGCCCTGATTGTCGATGA
- the btsR gene encoding two-component system response regulator BtsR, with protein MIRALIVDDEQMAREELQALLEETGAFELLPPCANGFDAIKVINEQRPDVVFLDIEMPVINGFQVLSMVDEERMPHVVFVTAYDEFALKAFEEKTLDYLLKPVEPERLALTLAKLKSTLQSGQTPHYDTPDLQRIPCCTGRRVKLVEVDTVECVFTDISGVHLHTAECDLCTDLTLKVLEERTLLVRCHKQYLINLATVDEIQLHEGGTATVKTRSGYEVPVSRRYLRQLKERLSF; from the coding sequence ATGATACGCGCCCTGATTGTCGATGATGAGCAGATGGCCCGTGAAGAGCTGCAAGCGTTGCTGGAGGAAACGGGTGCGTTTGAGCTGCTACCCCCCTGTGCCAATGGCTTCGATGCCATTAAGGTGATCAATGAACAGCGGCCGGACGTGGTGTTTCTCGATATTGAAATGCCGGTGATCAATGGTTTTCAGGTGCTGAGCATGGTCGATGAAGAACGTATGCCGCATGTGGTGTTTGTCACCGCCTATGATGAGTTTGCCCTCAAGGCGTTTGAGGAGAAGACGCTGGATTACCTGCTCAAGCCGGTGGAGCCGGAGCGACTGGCCCTGACGCTGGCTAAGCTGAAAAGCACTTTGCAGAGTGGCCAGACGCCACATTATGACACGCCGGATCTGCAGCGGATCCCCTGTTGTACGGGCCGTCGTGTCAAGCTGGTTGAAGTGGATACGGTGGAATGTGTGTTTACCGACATCAGTGGCGTGCACCTGCACACGGCCGAGTGTGATCTGTGCACGGATCTGACCCTCAAAGTTCTCGAAGAGCGGACACTGCTGGTGCGCTGCCATAAGCAGTATTTGATCAATCTTGCTACTGTTGATGAGATTCAGCTGCATGAAGGTGGGACCGCTACCGTGAAGACTCGCAGTGGCTATGAAGTGCCGGTTAGTCGGCGCTATCTGCGTCAGCTTAAGGAACGATTGTCTTTCTGA
- a CDS encoding carbon starvation protein A encodes MLYFFACVLALILGYVVYGRFVDNVFGPDPNRPTPAQALADGVDYVEMSPRKIFLIQLLNIAGLGPIFGPILGALYGPSALVWIVIGSIFAGAVHDYFSGMLSIRHDGKSIPDVVGVQLGNGFKQFMRLFSIVLLLLVGIVFVLGPAKLLGNMSGLDVRVWVAIIFGYYFLATILPIQKIIGRLYPLFGAVLIFMAVGLTIALMVQGYDFYPQLTLSNLHPKELPLWPLMFITIACGAISGFHATQSPLMARCVSNERHGRSLFYGAMIGEGLIALVWATLGMAFYHTPGALNDALGVGGPAHVVNEISTTLLGPVGGLLAVIGVIILPISSGDTAFRSARLIIADFLNMEQRAVGRRLLLAVPLFAVGFLISKAEFGVIWRYFGWANQTLATIVLWTAAAYLIKQGKLHWIATVPATFMTAVAATYLGYAPIGFGLSLLVSTYIGLGVAIFCLTVFMICFGREPDIALDQDSV; translated from the coding sequence ATGCTTTATTTCTTTGCTTGTGTACTCGCCCTGATTCTCGGTTACGTTGTTTATGGCCGTTTTGTCGATAATGTCTTCGGCCCTGATCCCAATCGCCCGACGCCTGCACAAGCGTTAGCGGATGGTGTCGATTACGTGGAGATGTCGCCGCGCAAGATTTTCCTCATTCAACTGCTCAATATTGCCGGTCTCGGCCCGATCTTCGGTCCGATTCTCGGTGCCTTGTATGGCCCGTCGGCCCTGGTGTGGATTGTGATCGGTTCGATCTTTGCCGGAGCGGTGCACGATTATTTTTCCGGCATGTTGTCGATCCGCCATGACGGCAAGAGTATTCCCGATGTGGTCGGCGTGCAGCTCGGTAACGGCTTCAAGCAGTTCATGCGCCTGTTTTCCATCGTGCTATTGCTGCTGGTCGGGATTGTTTTTGTGCTCGGTCCGGCCAAGCTGCTTGGTAACATGTCTGGCCTCGATGTGAGGGTCTGGGTGGCGATTATCTTTGGTTACTACTTCCTGGCGACGATTCTGCCCATCCAGAAAATCATCGGTCGCCTTTATCCGCTGTTTGGTGCCGTGCTGATTTTCATGGCCGTTGGTCTGACCATCGCCCTGATGGTGCAGGGCTATGACTTTTATCCGCAACTGACCTTGAGCAATCTGCATCCCAAAGAGTTGCCGCTGTGGCCGTTGATGTTCATCACCATCGCCTGTGGTGCTATCAGTGGTTTTCATGCCACCCAGTCGCCGCTCATGGCGCGCTGTGTGTCCAACGAACGTCATGGCCGTTCGTTGTTTTACGGGGCGATGATCGGTGAAGGCTTGATTGCTCTGGTGTGGGCAACACTCGGTATGGCCTTTTACCATACTCCCGGTGCCCTCAATGACGCTCTCGGTGTCGGTGGCCCGGCCCACGTGGTCAACGAAATCTCGACCACGCTTCTCGGCCCTGTTGGGGGCTTGCTGGCTGTCATCGGTGTGATTATTCTGCCGATCTCGTCTGGCGATACCGCTTTTCGCAGTGCCCGCTTGATCATTGCCGACTTTCTTAATATGGAGCAGCGCGCCGTGGGACGCCGTCTGTTGCTTGCCGTACCGCTGTTCGCCGTCGGTTTTCTCATCTCCAAAGCTGAGTTCGGTGTGATCTGGCGCTACTTTGGCTGGGCCAATCAGACGTTGGCGACTATCGTGTTGTGGACTGCGGCTGCTTATCTGATCAAGCAGGGTAAACTGCACTGGATCGCAACGGTTCCGGCGACGTTTATGACGGCTGTTGCCGCGACCTATCTGGGTTATGCGCCGATTGGCTTTGGTTTGTCTCTGCTGGTGTCGACGTATATTGGTCTGGGCGTAGCAATTTTCTGTCTGACCGTTTTTATGATTTGCTTTGGTCGCGAGCCTGATATCGCTCTCGATCAGGATTCGGTCTGA